ATCCTCAACACCTTCTCGATCATCGTCGCGCAGCGCACCCGGGAGCTGGCCCTGGTCCGGGCGATCGGCGGCAGCCGCCGGCAGATGATCGGCGCGGTGCTGCTCGAGGCGGTCGTCATCGGCCTGGTCGCCTCCGTACTCGGACTGGTCGCCGGCCTCGGCGTCGGCGCGCTGTTGGCATATCTGTTCGGACAGTTCGGCGGCGGCCTGGACCTGGCGACGATCGGGCTGCCCGCCAGCGCCGTGATCTCCGCGTTCGTCGTCGGCCTGCTGGTCACCGTCGTCGCCGCGGTCCTTCCGGCGGTACGGGCCTCGCGCATCCCGCCGATCGCCGCGATGCAGGACATCGCCACCCCGGACCGGCCGCTCACCCGGATCACCATCGCCGGCGCGGTGGTCAGCGCCACCGGCGCCGCCCTGCTGACGTACGGGCTGACCGGTGACGCCGGCGCCAACACCCTGTGGACCATCCTGGCCGGCGTGCTGATCGCGTTCGTCGGCATCGCGCTGCTCACCCCGTTGATCAGCAAACCGGTCGTCGCCACGATCGGACGGATCTTCTCCTGGTCGGTGCCGGGCAAGCTGGGCAGGCTGAACTCCGGGCGCAACCCCCGCCGCACCGCGATCACCGCCGCCGCGCTGATGGTCGGCGTCGCCCTGGTCACCGGCGTCACCGTCATCCTCGACTCGACCAAACAGAGCATCACCACGCTGGCCGAGGAGACCATCGCCGCCGACCTGGTCATCTCCGGACCACAGACCGGCCCGAGGATGCCGACCTTCGACCCCGCCGTGCTCGACGCCGCCGCCGACATCGACGGAGTCGCGCTGGTCGCCGGCACCTACGGCGACACCGCGCGGATCGACGACGAGCGACACTGGGTGACCGCGACCAGCGACATCGCCGCCCTCACCCGGATCTACCAGGCCGAAACCTCCGCCGGCGTCATCGACACGCTGCCCGACGACGGACTGATCGTCGACTCGGGCACCGCCGCCGACCTCGGACTGGGCGTCGGCGACCCGGTCGAGGTGCGCTACTCCCGAGGCGAACCCGTCACCTATACCCTGACCGGCGTCTACGCCGAGTCCGACCTGTTCGGCGGATTCGTCGTCCCGGTCGACGCCGCCGTCGACTTCGCCATGCCGCAGCCCAGCCAGGGGTACCTGCAGCTGACCCCGGGCACCCCGGTCGAACGGGTGCTCAGCCAGGTCGAATCCCTCCTGGCCGACTCACCCGAGGTGTCGGTCGCCGACCGGGCCGCCTTCATCGACCAGCAGACCAGCCAGATCGACACCCTCCTGACCATGATCCAGATCCTGCTCGCGCTGGCCATCCTGATCGCCGTACTCGGAATCGTGAACACCCTCGCCCTGTCGGTGCTGGAACGTACCCGGGAGCTCGGCCTGCTGCGGGCGATCGGGCTCAGCCGGGCGCAGACCATGCGGATGGTCACGGTGGAGGCGGTGGTCATCTCGGTCTTCGGCGCGTTGCTCGGCGTCACGGTCGGCACCGGGCTCGGGGCGGCCGTGGTACGGGCGCTGCGCGACCAGGGCATCACCAGCCTGGTGCTGCCCTGGGACCAGATCGCGGTGCTGCTCGCGCTGGCCGCC
The sequence above is a segment of the Solwaraspora sp. WMMD406 genome. Coding sequences within it:
- a CDS encoding FtsX-like permease family protein, producing the protein MLRATLKSLLSRKLRLVLSGLAVVLGVMFVSGSLILTDTLGRTFDAVFSDAYATTDVSVSAVPNIEMTEFEGEQVAVPLPADLVDQVATVPGVAEAVGVTIADGARVIGDNGKALTSFGPPQLGGNWLGEDELIQLREGRGPTADDEIAVNATVAEAAGLAVGDRVGVLTREPRQDFTLVGVYGYSAGRDSIGGVQEVAFTDATAARLMLGRDDVYTNVVVRAAEETTPEALRDDIAAALGTGYQVKTGGELAAEASAGLKEGLAFFNNILLGFAGVALFVGTFLILNTFSIIVAQRTRELALVRAIGGSRRQMIGAVLLEAVVIGLVASVLGLVAGLGVGALLAYLFGQFGGGLDLATIGLPASAVISAFVVGLLVTVVAAVLPAVRASRIPPIAAMQDIATPDRPLTRITIAGAVVSATGAALLTYGLTGDAGANTLWTILAGVLIAFVGIALLTPLISKPVVATIGRIFSWSVPGKLGRLNSGRNPRRTAITAAALMVGVALVTGVTVILDSTKQSITTLAEETIAADLVISGPQTGPRMPTFDPAVLDAAADIDGVALVAGTYGDTARIDDERHWVTATSDIAALTRIYQAETSAGVIDTLPDDGLIVDSGTAADLGLGVGDPVEVRYSRGEPVTYTLTGVYAESDLFGGFVVPVDAAVDFAMPQPSQGYLQLTPGTPVERVLSQVESLLADSPEVSVADRAAFIDQQTSQIDTLLTMIQILLALAILIAVLGIVNTLALSVLERTRELGLLRAIGLSRAQTMRMVTVEAVVISVFGALLGVTVGTGLGAAVVRALRDQGITSLVLPWDQIAVLLALAAVVGVVAAVLPSIRAARLDLLAAIAHE